The Spea bombifrons isolate aSpeBom1 chromosome 4, aSpeBom1.2.pri, whole genome shotgun sequence genome segment GTGGCACAGactcccatgacgctcagcccaCCCTCTTGGAGCTGGATTTCCGAATCTGGGCATTCAGAAACACCAAGACGCGCGCTTCTAacgctgcatttagttataaaagcgTTACACGTAGAATTGACATAAAGGGCGTTGATATGTCGCTGGGTGTAGTTACCGGCGGTAACGTGAAAGGCTCTATAACCAGCCATTTCTCGGTGCTGCTGGTCAGCTGCTGCGACGTGAGGGGTTCCCGGACCCGGACGCACACTTCCAGCTTCCCGCCTGTGGGTTTCCGTCCGTCCATGACCTGTgggagacaaaaaaacaaaaaaaccctggaTATCTAAGAAGAAGGGAGGCAGAGAGACCCTCCGTAACGAAAGCAGAGCGGCCGGATCCGTTACCTCCAATATTTCCCGGATCTCACAGGCAGACTCCAGAGCCTCCAGCTTCAGATGAGACGTCCCCAGCGTGCGGTCCTGCTTAAAGAGACCCCTGTGGAGACACGGCGTGCAGCACAATgacatacatgtttaaaaatcacaaaaatgggCAAAATCTCCTGGCCATACCAatgctacccccccccaaaaaaaaaaaacacacagcgcCAACGTCTTGTTGTGGGGGCGCCTATGGCTACTAAACATCACTACAAACCATGAAGGCTCATTCACAATAAGCTTCGGCTGCAAGAGGATCTAGGCTGGCCCCGCACGATGTATAGCGAAATCAGCGAGAGGTCTCCAACGTCTCCTCACCCATTCTGGAGAAACCTGCTGGTGTCGGCCCTTTGtaataaaaccacaactcccTTTGCCGACTCTCCTGCtatctctccctttagtgaatgggGAGAAAAGGTTCCAGCCGTGTCCGCTTGGAGACGCCGCACCGACCCCCGACCCCGCGTGCAGCCTCCGTTCCCTCTTCTTACGCTCAACTCACCCTTTTAACACAACTTCGAACTTCATGCCCTTAGCCTGGATCGCTCTCTTCAGACCTCGGTGATTGCGGTTAATTTGTAAAGTAAACTTCTCCTTATACACTAGAGAGAATCGCGGAgagcaaagggttaaagctgCCTTTTTAAAGAGTTCAAAGGCTTTTTAGGATAATTCGATTAGATTGGAAGCCTGTGATCTGCCGCTAGCTGATaatctacataaataaaagacaaaagcAGCACATTTAGCGCATTCTgaagttaaaaaatattatttctcttCTTCTGATTAGCTGCTTGTTTTGGATCTTCAAAAATCCGCGTCGTTCTTCTCACAACTGGTGCAGGAATCACGAGAGGGGAACGGGATAGGTCGGTGCTGCAGCGTGGCAGAACGCCTCGGAAAAAATATTTAGCGTAAAGTCATTTAGTTAccttaaaatacacatatttacatacccCGACGGGTTCATACCTGGGGAGTTTGTGCTCTTAATGACGCTGGTTTTGTCTTTCTGAGCTTCctcctaaaataaataaataataataataatattaaaaaaattcaagCTTTTATGTAAAacgattattttatttcatctgtTAGCGGCACGTGAGGCTTAAgagacataataacaataataatattaataataattaaaaattcaaGCTTTTATGtaaaactattattttatttcatctgtTAGCGGCACGTGAGGCTTTagagacataataataataataatattaataataatattaataatgataataaatgtaatctttaagtctaaactatttttttatttcatctgttAGCAGCACATGAGGCTTTagagacataataataataataataatattaataatgataataatacatGTAATCTTTAAGTCTAAactattatttaatttcatccACCTCTGCTGGCAATTGTAGAATCCATTACTCTCCCCCCATGTCATTTATTCCCCGCTCACGTCTTACCAGGCTGGGGTAGCCGAACTCGAAACGCACGAAGGTGTCCATGTCTTGCGGAGACGTCCCTGAAAGCGGCAGAGGTTGTGAGAGGAGATCGATGCGGGAGACAGAAACGCTCGGCCGACGCATAAACCGATCGACTAACCTGCAGGAACCGGGAGGTTGACGGCTCTCGTCACGACCAGGACCAGGTCCGAGTTACTCAGCTCTGGGAATATCCTGGCAGGACAGACGAGGAAACGTTACAACGGCCAAGGATCTCCCGCCGCTGGAGCGACCGCTCGGGAGCATGGAGTGCACACTTACTTGACGATGCTCACGGTCCTCTCCTCGTGGTGATAGCGAGGGACGGGAAGACCCCGGGAATGAGCTTGCTTCAGTAAATCAATGTACTTCATACACTCATCCGCCAGCTTCTCGTACCTAACAGAGTGTGAGCGAGGGGCGAGTGTGAGTGATGGGGGGCACAGAAACAAGAGAGTACACCCAGAGGAGGAGAGATctgattaaaatataatatagccCAGGATAGCGCAGGAATTACAGTCCCACAGCAGGTAGTAAGCTGAGGATCAATGACCGTTCTGAGCGGCGGTTTAACTAGCGGCCCGCCGGACCCCCGATACACACGCGAGGAGAGAAGGAAAGAATCGGCACCCACTTGGCAGTCTCCGTGATGTTCCCGAGGTGAGTGAACTGCTGGGAATACGACATGCACATCtgggaaaagggagagagacggCATTGAGAGACGCGGTGATAGCCAAAACGGCAAGTGCAGCCTAGAACATTACTCTAGAACGCGCTACCGGGAGGGGGGGGTTTACTGGGGTacacaagaataataataatgacagcaGCGATGTACAGCGTTATATAATCTGACAGCACGcgattataataatatacatggaACGGTATAAGGTAGCATTTCACAGATCTGCGCTTAGTTTCTCAGGACCTATGTAACACGCGTGGCCACCGAGGACATGTAACTGCTGCTGTGTATATCGCCCCGCTCCCTCCCCGCCGTACCTCATGCTGCTGCTTTAACTTCTCCATCAGTTTTAGGTACATCTCGCTATTCTGAGACGAAGCGCCCCCTTTCCTCTGCAGGGTGAAATCCTCTTCGCGTACCGGGGCCGACGGCACCTGACGGGCGAGACGACATACCGAGAACGAAAACGTCATATGTACATGCTAAGGGAGACATGCTATAGACATTCAGACACGTCAAGGGACTAAATAAAGTCcaagggaggggggggcaatttTAATCAAGAGGAATCGGAGTACTAGATggcatggtttaaaaaaaaacagactccCAGCGGAAGAAACACAGACACGGTATATGAATTCTATAAAGTTAGGGATCGGCGTAAAGCTCTGTTAAAGAATGAAGGGGAAACATTCAGATAGGGCACGTGCCGTTTCCGCTGCCGTTAGCTCTGTACCGACGAGACGTTTACAGGAGAATGACCGAGCGGTTGGGTCCCCACATTCTCAGCACCGTTACTACCTTGCTGATGTCCACAGGGAGCCCGCCGCGCGCAGCCTCGATCATGGACTCCAAGCCTTTGGCCTGCCGCAGGAACATCTTGGCGCCTTCCAGGTCCCGATGCTGTTTGGATCGAAGGGCCGCGGCCATCAGCTGCTTCTTCCGGCCTTCGAGGAACTCGAGCTGCTGCTGGGCTGCGGGAAAAAAGGGACATGAAGAATCCCTAAAACACGGGTTtcgttcaaaaaaaaaaaaagagaccattttctgctgtaaaatagtaagaagggggtaaTCCGTGACGGGCGAGGGGGGCATCTACACAAGACGTGCAGCAAAGAGTCGGGGTAGAGAACAAAAGCGCTCACGGAATCTTTACAATGAGTTGTAGGTGAGGAGGGCGATATGGAGAGACCGTAAGAAGACCGAGGACAGAATAAGGTGGGAAAAAGGCGAGAATGAAAGTAACTGGTTTTCTCTCATGTTTGCTCTGGTCTGAAAGGTCAGGAGAGttaaaggggaggaaaaactgcTGAAGATTTGGCAGGGGACCGTGCAATAAATCGAGTAAAACAAACCTTTGCCGGAGGGTTTCGGACTCTTGGAAGGGGAGACTTTCTGAGCTGCTGACTGGGGCTGAGAAGCTGGCAATGAATGAGGAGCAGCCTGTAATCAGAGATAAAGAGGGGCAAATCAACGACGACAGAAGCCATGGGGGGGTAACGCCCGGACCACCCCGGGGAAGGCGTATAAAGCACAGACCACCCCGGGGAATCTAGAACCCCAAATGCAGGGTACAGGGTACTGCGCATGGAGTCTGATGGGGACATCCAACATGCCTGCAGCTCGCAGATCAGAGAGACAACAAAGGCAAAGCAGCATTAATAATCAGCTGTACCCATAATACGTCTCTCAATGCATCCCCTTCGGGGGTTTTAGTCCACAAATGCAGGTAAGTATCAAAAATAATtgctgaataaatatatatttactaacttttattttattcgcCGATCCCTTCTCATCTTCGCTGTCATCATCACTTCCACCTCCATCTCCCTGGTTGGCCAGCTTCATGGCCGTCTCCAACACGCCTACGATGCTCTGTTCTTGGTTCTGTGGTTCCGACCCCTGGATTGGAGGAAAGCCTAaacgtatatacatataaaaaagaaataataataataaaataattaaaaaaacaaccattGTTAGAGTTTAAAGGGAAAAGGTCCCCCAATGGTCCAAGAAGGACATGTCTATACTCACCAGGGGGCACAGGCAGTTCCGCCAGGTTGACCGGCTTCCCGGCTTTGTGGTTTCGGAGGGCGTCCTGATATTGCTAGGAGGAGACCGAAAAAGAGAGAGGTAAATCACCTGGATATTGGTCGCTGAAATGAATGAATTCACATATTTTGAACGGAACCGTTCGTTCCGCGGCCTATCTTACCTTCACGATGCGCTCGTGCATGCGAGCCTTGCGATCGTCCCCTTTGCTTTTCGCCTGCTCTGCAGCACTGCGGTAACGCTCCATTCTCTGCTGCAGAGCATCCAGCGTGTCCCGGGGAGGGGCAGGAGGGCCTGGGCGAAATAAacgcataaataaatatataaaaaagcacaaTTATTCCCTATAAACCTGCTGGAGGTGTAATCCGTGCGCATGTAAGCGATGGCAAAGATCAGGTCTAACGCCAAGGCAGTCATAAAACGTTGATACTTGAACTTTCggtaataattattttcatattcgGTCTGAAACGATCAAAAGGAGCACATCGGCACAAAAAAGCATGGATTAGCACGTCATATTTCACAGGTTACCAGTGGGTGGGACTGGAGCTGGCGCTGGAGGCGTAGGGCTGACCGGCGACTTCGGGGGGTCGGGCTTGCCGAGGGGCAGCTGATCTATTTGAGACGGGAAAAGAATTGAAGAAATAGGGAAAATTAAGAGGTTTTATCCGATAAAGAAGCACTTTGCGGCACACttgaaatattttatctcaTTCTCTTAGAGAAGAGGCTCGCTGTGGTTGACCATGCACAATGTATAGAGAATTAACCCCCTCTCTGCCTCACCTGGAGGAGGGGGCAGGGATTGCGGATCCATCTTCTGTCCAGAATCCAGCGATGACAGCACGGAATCCAGGGACTGCAAGAGGAACAAAGGCATTTTACGCTACAGTCCCATCATAGGAGAAGATAAACCATTAAAAGGGAAGCTTTCCCCTGCATAAAGTTAGTAAAACTAAACGAATGACGCGTTAAGGCTCGGAAGCCACGTacagctctctctctctaactCATGCGGACCCTCTCTGGCCGTAAGCCCACCGGATGGACTCTATTCTCAGGGTACATAGTAAAACGTTCTTTTTTCATGTCTTATGGAAGACGGGGAGGATTTAGCACACGCCTGGGCCACTGCATATGGTAAAGGGGGGGGATATTGGCGGTCACCTTAGCGACGCGGTAGTACTTGCTGGCCATGTCAGAGTCTCCTTGTTGCTTGCTGCGTAAGGCTGCCAGTTTATACTCTCTCTGGCGCTCGAggactcgcctcctgtcttcgTCGGACCCTGCGGTTCGATGGAAACAAGTCAAGGCCCGCATTCCCTCATTCCGTTGCCCAAAGACGTTTTGCCGTCCTTACCTGGGCTCGGCGCAGCCACTGAGCTTGAGGTCACCGGTATCAGGGGCTGAGGGGGGCTCTGGTGCTTTACAGGAACAGGAGGAGGAAGGTTAGTCCGCGCCGGGACTGGAGGGGGCAGTCTGCTCGCAGGAGCTGCCGGGGGCTGCTCTGCCGGTGGGTCCGGCGACACTAGGGGCGTAGGCGACGGGACAGGAGGACTCTGGACCTTCCCCAAAGCCACTGGAGGAGGGATGTCCTCAGGAGAGACAGACTTCCCTTTCTTGACAGACCGAAGCAGGTCCTCCAAAGTCTGGTATATAGAGAGTCAGATAAAAGCGACACAAAGGGGTACAACCGGCAAGTTTACATACGGAGTAAAACACCTCTCACCTTCACCCCTCTCTCGTATCTCCTGACTTTGCTTCCCTCGCCGGATTGCTTGGCGTTAGTCAGCGCCTCCTTGTACATGCTTAACCGTTCCACCAGCGTGTCCTCCATGCTGCCGTCCGAGGAGGTCGCGGGCTGGGGGGATTTTGACACGGTCTATATAAAAGGGAGAAAACGAGCGTGAATAACGGCGCGATGAACCGACGTGAGCGGAGCCAGAAGAGTGAGAGGGAAGAATAACCGGACAAGAAACCATGAAGGGGGGGCCGGGAGATCGGGACGAAGAATCAGAACTTTGAGGATACAGAACAGAAGGCAACAATGGTCGGAGTCGAGGAATACCTGAGAAGTATTGGAGATAATACTTTGCTCCTCTTTTTCATCTCCTAGAACGTCCTCCAACTCCGCCTGTCAGAGTGAGAAAGGGCCGAGACCGTATATCAGGTTCCTTCTCTTCTGTTACTCACATCGTTCCACCTCCACGTTTCTATCGATCGCGCCTCACCAGCAGATCCTCGTCGTCCTCCATATCTTCGTCGTCCTCCTCATCGAGGTCCTGCATGCACAAGGCTGCCATCTTCTCAATGTGCTCCATAGGCAAAGGGGCTTTGGGAGGTGGAAGGGAAGAAAGACAAGCGTTGAGTGTCAAGTGTGAGCGAGTGAGTGAGGGTCTCCGCCAATATAAAGTTTTGTGTAGAGCGGGCACTCACttttccccttgggtttttctTTGCCCCCAGCTGGACGGCCTCCGGTCAGAGCCAGCAACTCGGCCTCCAAACTTCCTTCATCTCCCGAATCTCCGTTTCCAAGGAATCCATCCAAGAGGAACGGTGCCTGAGGAGAAACGCG includes the following:
- the CC2D1A gene encoding coiled-coil and C2 domain-containing protein 1A, which codes for MSGRREARGGGKGTAPKGAPFLLDGFLGNGDSGDEGSLEAELLALTGGRPAGGKEKPKGKTPLPMEHIEKMAALCMQDLDEEDDEDMEDDEDLLAELEDVLGDEKEEQSIISNTSQTVSKSPQPATSSDGSMEDTLVERLSMYKEALTNAKQSGEGSKVRRYERGVKTLEDLLRSVKKGKSVSPEDIPPPVALGKVQSPPVPSPTPLVSPDPPAEQPPAAPASRLPPPVPARTNLPPPVPVKHQSPPQPLIPVTSSSVAAPSPGSDEDRRRVLERQREYKLAALRSKQQGDSDMASKYYRVAKSLDSVLSSLDSGQKMDPQSLPPPPDQLPLGKPDPPKSPVSPTPPAPAPVPPTGPPAPPRDTLDALQQRMERYRSAAEQAKSKGDDRKARMHERIVKQYQDALRNHKAGKPVNLAELPVPPGFPPIQGSEPQNQEQSIVGVLETAMKLANQGDGGGSDDDSEDEKGSANKIKAAPHSLPASQPQSAAQKVSPSKSPKPSGKAQQQLEFLEGRKKQLMAAALRSKQHRDLEGAKMFLRQAKGLESMIEAARGGLPVDISKVPSAPVREEDFTLQRKGGASSQNSEMYLKLMEKLKQQHEMCMSYSQQFTHLGNITETAKYEKLADECMKYIDLLKQAHSRGLPVPRYHHEERTVSIVKIFPELSNSDLVLVVTRAVNLPVPAGTSPQDMDTFVRFEFGYPSLEEAQKDKTSVIKSTNSPVYKEKFTLQINRNHRGLKRAIQAKGMKFEVVLKGGLFKQDRTLGTSHLKLEALESACEIREILEVMDGRKPTGGKLEVCVRVREPLTSQQLTSSTEKWLVIEPFTLPPVSAPKPKQPTPVKSPVSSVPTLYCLSVLSYEKEKLEKKVHMYRQQRHMVPDDLIAQLNDVTQRSQQQIMQLRQGGPSIRAEYVRQLNRYLQFYGDSARRLGQEGNREGAKEALYKRNLVNNELQRMNQ